A window of Planctomycetia bacterium genomic DNA:
CGGCTGATGTCGCTGGGTCTGGTCGATCGCGAAGTGCAAAAGCGCGAACGGGGTCGGCCGGGACATTGCTATCGAATCACCGAAAAGGGAAGACACCAGGCCGGCGACAACTTTGGCGACCTGGCTGGCGTGCTTTGGGAGGAGATTCGGGCGGTCCCCGATAGCGAGGTCCGACGTGGTTTGCTGCAGCGGCTCGCGCGAAACCTGGCGCGGCTTTACGAGCGCGAAATCCAGGGCGGGACCTTGTTGGAACGGATGCAGTCGGTAAAACGGGTGTTTGGGCTGCGGGGGGTGGAGTTGGAGGTCAATGCCGCGGGAAACCTGCCGGTGTTGACCGTGCTCGATTGCCCGTACCCTGTCCTGGCGGATAAGGACCGAGGCGTGTGCGCAATGGAACGGATGCTGTTCACCGAGTTGCTCGGGGAGCAGGTTCGCCTGAGCGGCTGCCGCCTCGACGGCCAGGCATGTTGCGAAT
This region includes:
- a CDS encoding winged helix DNA-binding protein, which codes for MGTVETSDDQMLDLLRRRGPQGILDLVRTTGVTATAVRQRLTRLMSLGLVDREVQKRERGRPGHCYRITEKGRHQAGDNFGDLAGVLWEEIRAVPDSEVRRGLLQRLARNLARLYEREIQGGTLLERMQSVKRVFGLRGVELEVNAAGNLPVLTVLDCPYPVLADKDRGVCAMERMLFTELLGEQVRLSGCRLDGQACCEFQAS